DNA sequence from the Tissierella sp. MB52-C2 genome:
TATCTTGGTAAAATTCCTTTTTCATAATCAGGCAAGTCTTGGCTTTTCAAAACTAATTTAATTTCATCATCTTTTAAGTCATTAAATTCCACAAACTGAAACATACATACCTCCACTAAAATTTTTTTTTTGTTACGCCTTATCGCCCAAAACCCCGCTTGGAGACGATTGCGACTTACTTAATACTTTTTAATTTATCCAATTGTTCTCTTAATCTTTTATTTTCATCTCTTAATTCTTCCATGTCAACCAACTGAATAATTAAGTTTTGCTTATCTTCTTTAAGTTTCTTAATTTCCTCATATAGTTGCTTTATCTTATCATCTTTAGCCTTAATTTTATCTTTAGGTGTAGCAATACTATCATTAGGAACACCTTTCTCAATGGCTCTAAGGCTTAATATACGCTCTTTTAGAATATCATTATTATATAGGGTAGCCTTAGATACTCCTCCTTCTTCAGCTACTGTTTTAAAGTTTATCTTCTTTGTTTTAGAACTCTTCAATTTATCTATTGCTTTATTAACCTTTTCAATAGTTTCTTGGTTCTTCTTTTTTGCAAATTCCTTTAATCCTTCTGTATTAACATTTCTCTTCTTCTTCATTCATTTGCTCCTCCAAACTATCTACTAATGGTTTTAAATATTTATATTTAACATATTGCCGTTCCCAGGAACGTTGTTGCCCTAACTCTTTATACCTTGCCATTTCTTTTTCCATAAGGTCTAATTCTTGCTTTAAAATAGGGTAGAACTTAACCTCCGTAACATAGTTAGGACAGTTATAGAAGAAACAACCATCACCATCAGAACAATTACCCCTTCTAAAATCATAAAAGCATACGCCTGTCGGTAACGGATTAAAACTCATAGATTTAGATAAGTTAGATACTATATCATCAATCTGTTGCTCCGTTTTACCTCGAAACTGTTCATCAAGTTTAGACTTAATTTCTTTTGCTCTAAGTCCAGCAATCTTAGAATCTTTACCCAGTATCATATCAGAATATATTTCCTTAACTTCTTCCTCCTTTAAAGTAAGATAATGTGAAGTCATTTCAATTGATACATGAGAAAATTGTTTCATAATATGTGCTATTGAAACTTTTTGTTTAATAAGTTCTCTAACAAATGTTGCTCTAAATTGGTGAGATTTCAATGGATATAGGTTTCCTTTATTATCTCTTATATCCCATCTTTTAATAAAGTTAGGTAATCTACTATTAGTAAACTTATCTACTTTTAAAACATGGATAGGTTACAATTAACTAGACAATAAAATTAAGGTCATGTAAACTAAAAACAATATATTAAAGGAGAATCGTTTATATGGCTAAAAGAGATAGAAGAACCTATACTGAAGAATTCAAAGAACAAATGGTAAAGTTATATGAAAGTGGTAAGCCTAAAGCTGAAATAATGAAGGAATACGATTTAACACCAACTTCTTTTAATACTTGGATCAAAAGAAGTCAAACTACTGGTTCATTTAAGGAGAAAGAAAATCGGTCTCCCGAGGAAAATGAACTAATAAGGCTGAGAAAAGAAAATCAGCAGCTAAAGATGGAGAATGATATTTTAAAGCAAGCAGCGCTGATATTAGGACGAAAATAAATGTAATCAAGAACAATGCTTACAAATATAGTATATCAGCAATGTGCAAAGTCCTACAAGTTAGTAGAAGTACTTATTACTATGAATCAAAAGCTAAAGAATCTACAGATGAAGTCACACCCAAGGTCATAGATATATTTAAAGCAAGTAGAAACAATTATGGTACTAGAAAAATAAAAGTAGAGCTAAAAAAGGCAGGCTATATAGTATCTAGAAGAAAAATCGGTAGAATAATGAGAGAAAATGGCTTAGTATCAAACTATACGGTTTCCCAGTATAAGCCTTATGTGAATAAATGCAATGAATCAAAGATAGATAATGAATTAAACAGAGAATTTAATACAAATCAGCCTTATGCAGCTGTAGTTAGTGATTTAACATATGTTAGAGTCAATAAAAAATGGAATTATGTATGTTTATTAGTCGACCTATTTAATAGAGAAATAATAGGCTATAGTGCAGGTTCTAGCAAAGATGCAAATCTTGTTTATAAGGCATTTACTAGAATTAAAACTAGATTAGATGATATTACTCTATTTCATACAGATCGTGGAAACGAATTTAAAAACAAAATAATAGATGAAGTCCTAGATACCTTTAAAATCAAACGTTCTTTAAGCATGAAGGGGTGTCCCTACGATAATGCTGTAGCTGAAGCTACTTTTAAGATATTCGAAACTGAATTTACTAATAACTATCATTTTGAAAACTTGGAGCAATTAGAGTTCATGCTAGCAGATTATGTTAATTGGTTTAATAATACTAGAATTCATGGGACATTAGATTATTTAAGTCCTAGAGAGTATAAATTACAGAACCTTAAAAAATCTGTCTAGTTTAGTGTTGACAATCCACTTCATATTGTCATCAAGTAAGATTACAATATCTTTATCTTTGTATCTTATTGTGTTCAATTCCACTTTTCTTGTTCCTCCATACTTGTTTTATATGTCTAATAAGTTCATATTACTATTGTACAAGCCTTTTATGACTATTTCCAATGGTAATATATTCTTATTAATATCTATTTCAAGTATGGTACTTACTCTATATTATACACTCCCTATCTATACTCTCTTATCCCTCTATAACACTACTATTCTACATAGTTATATTATTATTTACTATCTATACTATAATCACTAAAGATAACATAAATAATATTTATTCATCATCTGTATTAAACAATTCATAGGTTCCATCTTGAAGTTGTTTTGCTTCTTCTCCTGCAATTCTATCTGATGTACTAAAGTATTCTCCATCTTCTATGCCCTGATAATATGCATCTCTAAAACCTTGAAGTTTTGTATTAGTATTAATAATGTCTTTGAATTTTTTATTATTGTATTCATCTATGACAGCTTGGTCTCTAACTAATACTAATCCCCATTCTTGATTTGCTTCTTTTTGTTTTTTGAAAGCCTTATTTAATCCTTCTATAAATCCTAGGGCATAGTCATTCTCCAAGACTTTTGTTGAATATCCATCTTTTTAATATTCATATCTGAGTTTCTTTACCACGCTATTTATTCAATCAATTGCATATTCTAACACTATAGTACATACAGTAAGCTCTTCATCTCTCCCCATAAAAATTATGGCATGAGTTCTATTAGTTCTAAAAAAAGAATAGCATCGAAAATTTTCTACAATTACATATGCTAATCTACCTTTCATTTGACTTTAGTAAATGTTATATTTGTTTTATTCTCTATTAGATTTATTTTTAAATCATTGCATTATTCGACCTCTCTCAGCGAAAGCTTATGTTTTACTAGCACTTCTTGAGCTTTCACTAAGCGCTAATAATTTTTTTATCCTCAAAATTATAGCGGTATTTATTTTAACCACTCCTTTATTACATATAAATAACACAAGATGTATTAATGCTTAAAGTGCGACATAAAAATACCGTAAAATTCTTTTCTGAATAATATGGTATTTTTACTAAATATTTAATTTTAATAATTATAACATTTAATATAAAAAGCGCAATATACAAACAAATAAATATTATTTAATATATTAGTTTAATAAACCTTTTTTACAACAAGAACTAAATTGTATTCAAAATCTTCACCATTCATCAGATTTCCACTTATTGAAAAATTTAATGACCCCTTTATTAATTCCAAATCATTATCATAAAATAAGTCTTTTGAACTTATTGAGCCAAGATCTGATGAGATATGTAAACCTTTAGTAGCACCTTCCGTTGTTGTAGAACCATTTAAAATAGTAATTTCAACCCCATCTTTGTAAAAAAAGAATTTTTTAAAATAACTTTTAACATCCGATGGTTCTTCAACTTTAAAAGATAAATCTCCTCCAATAAACTTTTCTGAACCATCAGTTACAATAATTAAACCATTACTTATTGTTATATTTTCATTTTCTCCGCTAAAAGAATAAACTTCCATTTTGTCTTGTCGTTTTGTACATGAAGTAATAAAGCATAATGCAATTACAATTAAAATAATCGTTGTAAATTTTATTCTCATTATTTTAACCTCCATTTTGACTATATAAACGATCTTAAGTCGTACTTCTTTGCTATTATGAATTACCTATGTGGATATTATAGCATATATCATATTTTTTTGTATTATATGGTAAATATTTTACTTTCGAATACCGTACTATTCAGTTTTCAATGTTCAAATTTCACTTTTTATAGTTATGTTGCATAAATGGCTTTAGTTACTTAAAACATAATATAAAAATACCGTATAATTCTTTTCTGAATAATACGGTATTTTTACTTTTAATGTATTAATTTAAAAATATATGCTAAATAACGAATCCACCATTAGGACTTATTATCTGTCCAGTAATAAAATCTGAATGAGATGATGCTAAAAAAAGTGCACAACTGGCAATATCACTTGGATCACCTAATCTCATCAAAGGAGTATTGTTTTGAAGATTACTTAGTTCATCCTCAGTATATGAAGAAAGCATATCCGTTTTAATGATACCAGGTGCAATACAATTCACTTGAATATTTGATGGCCCTAACTCCTTTGATAAAGCTTTTGTAAAACCTATTATACCTGCTTTAGAAGCTGAATAATGAACTTCACAAGAAGCTCCAACTATTCCCCATATAGAAGAAATATTAATAATCTTTCCTCTTTTCTTTGGAAGTATATATTTTAATGCTTCTTGGCAACAATAAAAAACACCTTTTAAATTAATATTTATTATGTCATCAAAGTCTTTATCAGTAATATCTATAAATAATTTCTCTTGGCTTATTCCTGCGTTATTAATAAGTACATCAATTGAACCAAATTCTTTAATACAGTACTCCATCATTGAACAAACTTCATCCCTTCTAGAAACATCCGCCTTAAATAATTTTACTGATAGTCCCTCACTTTTTAGTTTGTTATATAAATCAAAAGCTATTCTTTCTGAATTGTTATAGTTAATCAATATGTTATATCCATTATTAGCCAATAACTCTGCAATAGATCTTCCAATTCCTCTAGAAGCACCTGTTATAATAACAGTTTTTAAACTTGTCATTTATAATAATCTCCCTATGTATGATTTTATATTTCTTATTAAATCTATATTACATAGCAATTATATCATATTTTTTATATTATCTAATAAATAATTTGGTTTTTAAATACAGTGTTATTCAGCTTTCAATGTACAATGTTTTCATCTTCATTTTCAATAACTACGTCGCATTTATAATAAACTACGACTCTTTTCACTTGATATATGGCATAAAAGTACCGCATAATTCTTCTCTGAATAATATGGTACATTAAAAAACACTTTATTTTATAGTTATTAAATGTAATGCTTATTTTGTGATGTATATTGATTCCTTTTCCACAAATAAAATGCCAATAATGAAAATATGATGTATCCAACAACCGAAACAATAGATGTTTCTATTCCAAAATCACCACCGGTAATAATTATTGATTTTGATTTGAGAACATATGAGAAAATCGCTTCACTATCATATGTTGGTCCAATGTTTAAAATGCCGCCAATCATGATACAATTCCACACACCATGTATGATTGCACTACACCAAATAGAACCACTCTCATAAGTAATAAGAGAGAACAGGATTCCAACACTGGTGCCAGCTACAAAGAGAAGTAAAATGCTGATGAGGTTCATCTCTGTCCCTATTAAGTGCAACAACCCAAATGCCATAGATGGGATAAGAATAGCAACTACCTTGTTCCATCTACTTTCCAATGAATGCATTATAATACCACGAAAAACCATTTCTTCAACAACCCCAGCACCAATTCCATAATAGAATAATGCTGCCGTGACGATATTCATTCCTTGAGACAAAGAAACAGAATTACTTATCAACTCTCCGGGCATACATAGTAATACCACTGAAACTATTGCTGGAAGCAAACCAGCACTGATTAGCCATACCAATTTTAGCTTTGGCTTTCCCATCCCATAATTCTCTAAAAAGCTTTTCAAAAGTTTAGTGCATAAAATCTTTAATAGAAAATATGTCAATAAAACATAAACAATACCAAATGCAATGTTACCAATCCAATTTGGAATTACAGTAACATATGCAATACTACCTATTAAGTTAGCTGCTGTTTGCGATACAACCAAAGCTAAAATACTTAACATCGAAATCATAACTTCTTTAGTCGAAACTTTATTTTCCATTACAACCTCCTATGTGAAAAGATATAAATAATTCTTATGCTATATAAATATACTAATATAATTTATCTAACGATAAGATTATACCATATTTTGCCACATTCCTGTTATAATAAAATTTTTATTTTCAATACTGTATTATTTAGTTTTCAAGGTTCAAGTTTCACTTTTTATAGTTATGTCACATAAATAGCTTTAGTTACTTTAAACATAATATAAAAATACCGTAAAATTCTTTTCTGAATAATACGGTATTAAAGCTTGTTTTATATTAAAAGATTGTATATTTAAATAGCATTACTTATATACTCAGTAACTAAATCAGTAAAAAGTATCCCATCTAAATGATCTATTTCATGGCAAAAACACTTTACTAAATCTCCTGTAGCCATCAAGATAATTTCGTCACCATTTTCATTTAATACTTGTACTGTTGCTTTCGCAGGTCTTATTAACTTACCCCATGTATTTGGAATACTCAAACACCACTCTATGACCTCTTGGGTTCCTTCCTGATTAATTATCTTTGGATTAACTAGTTTGATAAGACCTTCCCCCATATCTATTACAACCAATCGTATTAATAAACCTATCTGTGGGGCAGCTAACCCTCCTCCGTTTTCTGTATTATACATAGTATCTGTCATATCATTTAGTATTTGCCTTATTTTATCATCTACCACTTCGACTACTTTACTCTTTTTCCTTAATATTTCATCACCAAATAATCTAATTTGTCTTAATGCCATTTAAACTGCACCTCTACTTTGCTGTGATCTTGATTTTCTTTCGCTTTGTCCAAAAAGAAAAATATCCTCTATAGAACAATTAAATGTTTGAGAAATATCATAAGCCAACCATATAGATGGTTCAAACTTTTCTGTCTCAATTGCATTAATAGCTTGCCTCGATACACCAACAAGTTCCGCTAACTGTTCTTGAGTTAATTTAAAGGATTCACGCAACTCCTTTATTCTATTTTTCATTAATTACCACTCCTGTAATGTTGATATTACATTTAAATATAGCATTATTATATTTTTATATCAAGTTAACCTTACATGACATATTCTAAAAAATTATTTTATATTTCAATAAATATATTAACTATAGCCTATAATTTTGATTATACTATTCCCAATACCGTATTATTCAGTTTTCAATGTTCAATCTCATGTAAATGATTAACTATTCTTTTTAGTATCAATTTTATCCTTAATCTTACATCTAGGACACATTATTTCTGCTTTTCCTTCAAGTTCAATGAGTAATTTCCCACACTCTCTACATCTTATTTTCTTCGTTGATTCATGATCCACTTGTCAGCTGAATACGCTATTTTAAGTTCATCTACAATCTCAACATATTCTTCTACTGCAGTTGTTATTTGCTTCTTAGTCGTGTTCTTTCATCTTCTTTAAATTTATTAACTAATAAATTAACACTTTATTACCATCCCTCATATTATATTATGAGAGTAATTAATCTCGACTGAACAGGAGGTGTTTTTATGGGCGGCTTATTCGGCGGCAGAAGAGGGTGTGAAGGAGAATGTGGTATGGATACTTCTTTATTATTCTTCTTTTTACTTTTAGTGGTTCTTTTCTGTAACTGTGATTTATTCTAAGTCAGAATAATTGAATCGGAGCTTGTCTCCGATTCAATTTGCTTATAATTAATTTATAAATTCTAACCTACTAGATCCGTCACTAGATTAGGATATGCTTTATTAAATCTAGTAAAGTTCTCTTCTGCTATATGCCCTGCTAGGCCATTTTCAATAGTGCCAATCTTATCACTTGACTGTTGAGCCAATCTACATTTACATTTCGCTCCAAACTCATATATTTAACTACTTTTCTAGTTGTAGGTGACATGCTTTTTAGTGCTTCCATCTCTTCATAAGACCCATAATTTTTCATTGCATTAACTACTATATTATTAATCAATCTGAAGGTTCAAGAAAAGGTTGCATCTAAAAGATTAGGTCACTTAATATATCAATAAAATTCGATACTTATTCTCATGTATTACGAGATGCATAAAAAGAAGCTCCTGAAAAAATGGATAATTTCCTTAGCTTTACTAGGGAAACAATTCTTATTAAAGTAGTTAGGTTTGCAAATAGTTTGCAGTTTAAAATAATCCTGCTATGATGTTGATTAATAAGAAGTGCAAAACCCTTTGTAATCTTTATATCTACTTGATTGCAAGGGTGACTAAATATTATCGGGATGTGGCGCAGTTTGGTAGCGTACAAGTCTGGGGGGTTCTGCTCTAGACTATTTTTTATTATTATACTATCCTTATGCTTCTAAGAAAATACACATTTTATTAAAATTTGCATATTCAAAATATCATACTTTTTTATACGCTATTATACTTTATGTTACCAGAATGTTTGCAAGGTAGAAGATAATCTTCTGTCTTTTTTCTATCTAAATAACAAAAACCAGAAAATTAATGTTATCGAATAAATATTTCTTCTAAAATAAAAAAGACTAGATCTAATTTTATCAAGAGTAAATTTTAAAAAAACTTTAAAAAACTTAATCTTTACATACTATATATGTGTAGTATCTGATATTGACAAAGTCCAGCAAAGTTATTGCTGGACTTTGATTCGTAATATATTAAATCTATTCCCTAAATTTATAATATGTAAAAATTATTCTTTTAATAGTGACTATAAACTCAACTACAAACTGAAATTTATATATTTTGACTTATCTTCAAACTGAGCACAATAAAAATCAAAACTAATCAAAAAACTTCCCCTTATAAAAATTCTCATTGTCAAGTTTCTTTGCCGTCAGCCTGAACATGACGCAGCCATCCGGGCATACAATGTCCTTGCTATATTTGCCATTGCCGCCAATGTTCTCTAAATCTCCGCCACTTCTGACCGACTCCATGATTGGGAACATAATCATCATGACCTTGGAACAGATACCCTGTCCATCCACATTTATGGGACAGCCATAGGTACAGGTATACTTATCCCCGACTTCCTCGCCGTTTCGGCAGTACCGCTCTGTATGGTCACTGCGAAGAAACCCAGTTACCTCAATTTCAAATTCATACTCCTCATCATACCATTTTTTCATGATTAACCTCCAAATTCTAATTTATGAAGTACAATTTAGTGAAATTGTAACTTAATTTATATATTTAATTGTACCATAATTTTCAACGATTTATAATTGTTTATATATCTCATTGTATCATTGCCCCTTTCATGTTTTTAAGCATAATAAAAACACCTAGAATTAAGTAAATGTTTTGTTTATGGTTCATCATTAATCGAATGACAAATCAAAAGTAATGTCTTCCCCTAATTTATTCCCATCTGAATCAATCGGTCCTGAAATTACATATTTAAAACTAGTTATTTCTTCTGCTTCTGAATCTAATATGAAGAATATATAGCCTTCGCTAATTATTTCTCCTATATATTCTCCGCCTATCATTGACGAAAAAACTTCATGTGCATCCTTTTGTTCTTTTGTATTTGTAACTATCGTTCCTTGTTCTGGATATATTATGTTAGTTTCTGTGCTTTTGTTTTCAGCCTCTACTTCTAACTCTACAATAGTAACAACATCTTTATTGTCGAAGAACGTCCTTTTGTATTTCTCACCAACTTCTAATTCTGAAACTTACATTTTGTTAATTTTCACAGTAAATGGCCCTGATTCTTGAATTGCTTCAACTTTATCATTTTTCTTAAATAATGTCAGTTTCCCTATTTCACTTTCTCCTTCTGGTATAATGCTTTCAATCATATCTTGATTATTGCTTGATTTACTCAGAGTACTACTGCAACCAGATATGAATAATGAAATAATTATTAGTATTACTAGTATCTTTTTCAATGATACCCCTCCCTTGTTAGTATTATATGGTAGTTTAAGGTTACTATTCAAATGAGAGGAGTTCAAGCCTTTTTATGGATTAATATCTACTATGTCAGATTATAAAAACGTACTAGCTGTAAATGTTTCAGCAACATTTTCTCAATACTACTGATTTATCATCTGCATTAATATCTACTGTTACCTGGTGCCAATCTCCTTCAACTACTTTCCATTCACCTAATCCATTGTCAAAATCATCTTCTATTATTTTTTATGCCTTGCCTGGATTAAGTTCAGTTTATGATGTTTTAATAAACTTCTCATATATTTACCCGCCTAAAATATAGTAAAAAAAGACTACCCAAAGGTAATCTTCTATTTTACTAGTTCATAATAATCTATAATATCTTTTAATTGTTTTTTCTGTGTAGAGTTGATTGTATATTCATTATGATAAATTTCACCAGTGAATCTTATTTTAGATTCCTTTGAGTCTATGACCTTTTTTAGGTTTTTGACCATATTTTCATCAATCAATATATCAATCCACTCTCTAATCCCTCTGTATATTACATCTCCTTTTCTATCCTTTAAAACGTCAAAAGGTATATCAAATCTATAATCATCTGCCTTTACTATTATACTTTTAGCAAAGGTCCATTCAGAATCTTCGAATCCTGTTGTCATTCTAAGCCACAATTTATTACCCTTCTCACCCATATAAACATAAAAGAAAAAAACTTCACCATCTTTTACATCATATTCTAAATTGCCATTTGGAGTATACCAGTATATATTATTCATATCATCATATTTTTTAGCAATGTTTTTTAGAAGGTTATCTTTCTGCTCTTGTTTTATCCTGTTATTTTCCTCTTTTTCTTTATTTTGTTCCTCAATACATTTATTTTTTAACTCAATGGCTATTTCGTTATTTTTTATATTCAATGCTGCATTAACAAACTTAATAGCACTGTCTAGGTTTTGATTAGTATAAGCTTCCTCTGCTAATGCAATATTTTTTTCAAATTCTTCATCTGCTAGTTTACTTTCCTGTTCTTCATCTATAACATCCTCTATTTCTTCAACATCTTCTATTGCTGTAGATGTGGGATTGCTACTATTATCTTTCTTAGAGATAAAAAATGCAGATATAAGAATTCCCCATACCATCATAACTAGTGCAAATAAAACTACCATAAGTACAATTAACCCTTTATTAGTTTTTTTCTGATTATCCATTAAACCCCTCCCCTTCCATATTATACAATGGTTAAATGGATAATCAAAGCCTTTCTAGTTTCTTGTTACATCTCGCATAAATTTAGTGACTAAATCATTTTTATTATCTTCAAATATTACTCCTGAAAAATGATTCATTTCATCTTTTACTTGGTTAATTCCTTTTTCTCCATTATCATCAATAGTTAAATACATGCTTATATTTGGAGAATATACAAATCTCTTTAACAAATTATTCTCTGATTTATCTACTTTGCATTGATACTC
Encoded proteins:
- a CDS encoding DUF6262 family protein, which encodes MKKKRNVNTEGLKEFAKKKNQETIEKVNKAIDKLKSSKTKKINFKTVAEEGGVSKATLYNNDILKERILSLRAIEKGVPNDSIATPKDKIKAKDDKIKQLYEEIKKLKEDKQNLIIQLVDMEELRDENKRLREQLDKLKSIK
- a CDS encoding tyrosine-type recombinase/integrase — protein: MHVLKVDKFTNSRLPNFIKRWDIRDNKGNLYPLKSHQFRATFVRELIKQKVSIAHIMKQFSHVSIEMTSHYLTLKEEEVKEIYSDMILGKDSKIAGLRAKEIKSKLDEQFRGKTEQQIDDIVSNLSKSMSFNPLPTGVCFYDFRRGNCSDGDGCFFYNCPNYVTEVKFYPILKQELDLMEKEMARYKELGQQRSWERQYVKYKYLKPLVDSLEEQMNEEEEKC
- a CDS encoding IS3 family transposase (programmed frameshift); this translates as MAKRDRRTYTEEFKEQMVKLYESGKPKAEIMKEYDLTPTSFNTWIKRSQTTGSFKEKENRSPEENELIRLRKENQQLKMENDIFKASSADIRTKINVIKNNAYKYSISAMCKVLQVSRSTYYYESKAKESTDEVTPKVIDIFKASRNNYGTRKIKVELKKAGYIVSRRKIGRIMRENGLVSNYTVSQYKPYVNKCNESKIDNELNREFNTNQPYAAVVSDLTYVRVNKKWNYVCLLVDLFNREIIGYSAGSSKDANLVYKAFTRIKTRLDDITLFHTDRGNEFKNKIIDEVLDTFKIKRSLSMKGCPYDNAVAEATFKIFETEFTNNYHFENLEQLEFMLADYVNWFNNTRIHGTLDYLSPREYKLQNLKKSV
- the ymfI gene encoding elongation factor P 5-aminopentanone reductase, encoding MTSLKTVIITGASRGIGRSIAELLANNGYNILINYNNSERIAFDLYNKLKSEGLSVKLFKADVSRRDEVCSMMEYCIKEFGSIDVLINNAGISQEKLFIDITDKDFDDIININLKGVFYCCQEALKYILPKKRGKIINISSIWGIVGASCEVHYSASKAGIIGFTKALSKELGPSNIQVNCIAPGIIKTDMLSSYTEDELSNLQNNTPLMRLGDPSDIASCALFLASSHSDFITGQIISPNGGFVI
- a CDS encoding type II CAAX endopeptidase family protein translates to MENKVSTKEVMISMLSILALVVSQTAANLIGSIAYVTVIPNWIGNIAFGIVYVLLTYFLLKILCTKLLKSFLENYGMGKPKLKLVWLISAGLLPAIVSVVLLCMPGELISNSVSLSQGMNIVTAALFYYGIGAGVVEEMVFRGIIMHSLESRWNKVVAILIPSMAFGLLHLIGTEMNLISILLLFVAGTSVGILFSLITYESGSIWCSAIIHGVWNCIMIGGILNIGPTYDSEAIFSYVLKSKSIIITGGDFGIETSIVSVVGYIIFSLLAFYLWKRNQYTSQNKHYI
- the def gene encoding peptide deformylase encodes the protein MALRQIRLFGDEILRKKSKVVEVVDDKIRQILNDMTDTMYNTENGGGLAAPQIGLLIRLVVIDMGEGLIKLVNPKIINQEGTQEVIEWCLSIPNTWGKLIRPAKATVQVLNENGDEIILMATGDLVKCFCHEIDHLDGILFTDLVTEYISNAI
- a CDS encoding helix-turn-helix transcriptional regulator, which codes for MKNRIKELRESFKLTQEQLAELVGVSRQAINAIETEKFEPSIWLAYDISQTFNCSIEDIFLFGQSERKSRSQQSRGAV
- a CDS encoding TIGR04076 family protein, translated to MKKWYDEEYEFEIEVTGFLRSDHTERYCRNGEEVGDKYTCTYGCPINVDGQGICSKVMMIMFPIMESVRSGGDLENIGGNGKYSKDIVCPDGCVMFRLTAKKLDNENFYKGKFFD